In Helianthus annuus cultivar XRQ/B chromosome 8, HanXRQr2.0-SUNRISE, whole genome shotgun sequence, a single genomic region encodes these proteins:
- the LOC110869674 gene encoding putative disease resistance protein At1g59780: MVEITKRRSDGTPKRCRMIGVLYDIFMPKGVEIGLFHLHQTSDENPNTTAEPRFGVRRVVEYTNIKDYPSTKPFNQNLRSYISFNGRKKDTPAEEIGTFLERIIGVRGFGLLRVLDLEGVYRPQLPENLGSLYHLRYLGLRWTFLDTLPSSLADLLYLETLDIKHTHITALPSSIWNMMHLRHLCLNGVRLDIPVQSTRHRDPSQLQTLWGLFVDEKIARKIGVTLSRMTNLRKLDLTRQTSSTVKTTTNETATTTTTTTTCHSSSYKEIGLWISSLSSLRSLRLRSKDKMGRPSELIVKPFSSLVNLSQLYLLGSLHKSIDWYQMPPALEVLTLSVSQLEKDPMPTLSQLPRLIVLRLLAASYVGEEMCCPENGFPKLQVLKLWNLERLKIWTAHGGTMPNLHTLDIRCCRELEEIPVTLLQISSFDNLILTNMPKQFVSSTRKKKKKQTKIVENE, from the coding sequence ATGGTGGAAATAACAAAAAGACGATCTGATGGAACTCCCAAAAGATGCAGAATGATTGGAGTTCTGTATGACATCTTCATGCCGAAAGGTGTAGAAATAGGCCTCTTCCACCTCCACCAAACGTCGGATGAAAATCCAAATACAACAGCAGAACCTCGATTTGGAGTTCGCCGGGTGGTTGAATACACCAATATCAAAGACTACCCATCTACCAAACCTTTCAACCAGAATCTACGGTCCTACATATCCTTCAACGGAAGAAAGAAAGATACGCCTGCCGAAGAAATAGGAACATTTTTAGAAAGAATCATTGGAGTAAGAGGTTTTGGATTACTCAGGGTGCTTGATTTAGAGGGTGTTTATCGACCACAGCTACCGGAGAATCTGGGGAGCTTATATCACTTGAGGTATTTAGGATTGAGATGGACTTTCTTAGACACTCTTCCGTCTTCACTTGCTGATCTGCTCTACCTTGAAACACTTGACATCAAGCACACACATATCACAGCGCTCCCAAGTTCTATATGGAATATGATGCATCTCCGACATCTTTGTCTGAACGGAGTTCGTCTAGATATACCTGTGCAGTCAACCAGACATAGAGATCCGAGCCAGCTCCAAACTCTATGGGGTTTGTTCGTAGACGAGAAGATCGCAAGAAAGATTGGTGTAACTTTGAGCAGAATGACCAACCTACGAAAACTTGATCTGACAAGGCAGACATCCTCAACAGTAAAAACAACGACCAACGAAACGGCAACAACGACCACCACTACGACAACATGCCATTCATCCTCCTACAAAGAAATTGGTTTGTGGATTTCATCACTGTCTAGCCTTCGGTCTCTAAGATTGAGGTCCAAGGACAAAATGGGCCGGCCTTCAGAGCTCATCGTTAAACCTTTCTCGAGTCTTGTAAATCTCTCTCAACTGTACTTATTAGGAAGTTTACACAAATCTATTGATTGGTACCAGATGCCACCTGCACTCGAAGTTCTTACTTTATCAGTCTCGCAGCTAGAAAAAGATCCCATGCCGACACTATCTCAGCTGCCGAGATTGATTGTCCTGAGGCTTTTAGCTGCTTCTTATGTGGGAGAAGAAATGTGTTGTCCGGAAAACGGATTCCCTAAGCTCCAAGTTCTGAAGCTTTGGAATCTGGAAAGGTTAAAAATTTGGACCGCGCATGGTGGAACAATGCCGAATCTACACACCTTAGACATTAGGTGTTGTAGAGAGCTAGAGGAGATTCCTGTAACCTTGCTGCAGATATCGAGTTTTGATAATTTGATCTTGACAAATATGCCAAAGCAGTTTGTTTCTAGTActcgaaagaaaaagaagaaacagACCAAGATTGTGGAAAATGAATAG